Proteins encoded by one window of Kribbella flavida DSM 17836:
- a CDS encoding threonine/serine dehydratase: MTVTLDDIQQAAHRIAGHVRRTPVLEVSPTCVFKLELLQHVGSFKPRGAFNRLLSAREQGALTGSGVVTASGGNAGLAVAYAARELGVPARIFVPESAPAAKIARLRTLDADVVQVGTEYAEAYVAAVEAGEQSGAMLAHAYDQPEVVAGQGTLGLELLEQIEKFDTVLVAVGGGGLIAGIATAVGDRAKVVGVEPVLAPTMRRTLEAGELVDVPVSGVAADSLGARRLGSLAFEAVRKYGVESVLVEEDAIVAARTELWREYRLAVEHGAAVTQAALSSGAYKPAPGERVVSVVCGANTDPATLG, from the coding sequence GTGACTGTGACTCTCGACGACATCCAGCAGGCAGCGCACCGCATCGCAGGCCACGTACGCCGTACGCCGGTGCTGGAGGTGTCGCCGACGTGCGTGTTCAAGCTGGAGCTGCTTCAGCACGTCGGCTCGTTCAAGCCGCGCGGTGCTTTCAACCGGCTGCTCAGCGCGAGAGAGCAGGGCGCGCTGACCGGCTCCGGGGTGGTCACCGCGTCGGGCGGCAACGCGGGACTGGCCGTCGCGTACGCCGCCCGTGAGCTCGGCGTGCCGGCCCGGATCTTCGTGCCGGAGAGCGCTCCCGCCGCCAAGATCGCGCGGCTGCGCACCTTGGACGCCGACGTGGTCCAGGTCGGCACGGAGTACGCCGAGGCCTACGTCGCCGCGGTGGAGGCCGGCGAGCAGTCGGGCGCGATGCTGGCCCACGCGTACGACCAGCCGGAGGTGGTCGCGGGGCAGGGAACGCTCGGGCTGGAACTGCTGGAGCAGATTGAAAAGTTCGACACCGTCCTGGTCGCGGTCGGTGGTGGTGGACTGATCGCCGGCATCGCGACCGCGGTCGGTGACCGGGCGAAGGTGGTCGGGGTCGAGCCGGTGCTCGCGCCGACGATGCGGCGCACGCTGGAGGCCGGGGAGCTGGTCGACGTGCCGGTGAGCGGGGTGGCGGCTGATTCGCTCGGTGCGCGACGGCTGGGGTCGCTGGCGTTCGAGGCCGTGCGGAAGTACGGCGTGGAGTCGGTGCTGGTGGAGGAGGACGCGATCGTCGCCGCCCGGACCGAGCTGTGGCGGGAGTACCGGCTTGCGGTGGAGCACGGGGCGGCGGTCACTCAGGCCGCGTTGTCGTCCGGCGCGTACAAGCCGGCGCCCGGTGAGCGGGTCGTGTCGGTGGTCTGCGGTGCGAACACGGATCCAGCAACCCTCGGTTGA
- a CDS encoding helix-turn-helix transcriptional regulator, with translation MYSGIGHLIAQLRAERDLSQAQLAQLLAEASGNPAVTRNKISRWEQGRRRPRRYWLQWLAVVFGLSLADLDDLVRIASPTTDTNEAEAIELGQRVAASDVGGRTLEQLELAVDELAIAYPRVQPDLLLLRVRRHLTYVGKLLDARKTLAEHRRLVVTGSWLSLLAATCSIDLADRPAAAARLRTAAQLAEHADHPELSGWALETEAWQAVTDGDYRRAIKLSQAAQAAAPVGSSAFIQATAQEGRAHARLGHTRDTLEVLSRVEHLVAPLEVPDQPEHHYRYDPGKSDAYVATTLSWLGDPGAVPIARQVLTQLESPAHGAVRPRRAATARLDLSLALVASGEPDEASSTTMEAITSGRLVPSNYWRAREVINAIDAHGVPEVAELRDAYESLKAEGASV, from the coding sequence GTGTACAGCGGGATCGGCCATTTGATCGCCCAGCTGCGCGCTGAGCGAGATCTCAGCCAAGCCCAGCTCGCCCAGCTCCTTGCGGAGGCTTCCGGGAACCCGGCCGTCACTCGCAACAAGATCAGCCGTTGGGAGCAGGGTCGGCGGCGACCGCGCCGCTACTGGCTCCAGTGGCTTGCTGTCGTGTTCGGGCTGAGCCTGGCTGACCTGGATGACCTCGTCCGGATCGCTTCTCCGACGACTGACACCAACGAGGCCGAGGCGATCGAGCTAGGGCAGCGGGTCGCCGCAAGCGACGTCGGAGGTAGGACGCTCGAGCAGTTGGAGCTGGCCGTCGATGAGCTGGCGATCGCCTACCCGCGCGTGCAGCCCGATCTGCTTCTGCTCCGTGTACGACGTCATCTGACCTATGTCGGCAAGCTGCTCGACGCCCGAAAGACCCTCGCCGAACATCGCCGCCTGGTGGTGACCGGGTCTTGGCTCTCGTTGCTGGCGGCCACCTGCTCGATCGACCTGGCCGACCGGCCGGCAGCAGCGGCAAGACTCCGTACAGCGGCCCAGCTGGCGGAACACGCCGACCATCCCGAGCTGTCGGGATGGGCGCTCGAAACCGAGGCCTGGCAGGCCGTCACCGATGGTGACTACCGGCGCGCGATCAAGCTCAGCCAGGCCGCGCAAGCCGCGGCGCCCGTGGGCAGTTCGGCGTTCATCCAGGCCACGGCTCAGGAAGGCCGGGCGCATGCTCGACTTGGCCACACCCGCGACACCCTCGAGGTACTCTCCAGGGTCGAACACCTCGTGGCTCCACTCGAGGTTCCTGACCAGCCGGAGCACCATTACCGGTACGACCCTGGCAAGTCGGACGCGTACGTGGCTACGACGCTTTCATGGCTCGGGGACCCAGGCGCGGTTCCAATCGCGCGGCAGGTTCTCACTCAGCTCGAGTCCCCGGCGCACGGCGCAGTACGTCCGCGCCGAGCCGCGACGGCGAGGCTCGACCTGTCCCTTGCCCTGGTCGCGAGCGGCGAACCCGACGAGGCCAGTTCGACGACGATGGAAGCCATCACGTCCGGTCGGCTCGTACCGTCGAACTACTGGCGCGCCAGGGAGGTGATCAACGCCATCGACGCGCACGGCGTGCCAGAGGTGGCCGAGCTGCGCGATGCCTACGAGTCGCTCAAGGCTGAGGGCGCCTCGGTGTAG